A single window of Jaculus jaculus isolate mJacJac1 chromosome 14, mJacJac1.mat.Y.cur, whole genome shotgun sequence DNA harbors:
- the LOC101609343 gene encoding LOW QUALITY PROTEIN: E3 ubiquitin-protein ligase Hakai-like (The sequence of the model RefSeq protein was modified relative to this genomic sequence to represent the inferred CDS: inserted 2 bases in 2 codons), whose protein sequence is MDHTDNELQGTNSSGSLGSLDVRRRIPIKLISKQANKAKPVPRTKRTVTRMPAKAPPGDEEGFDYNEEERYDCKGGELFGNQRRFPGHLFGDFKINILGEKDDTPVHFCDKCGLPIKIYGRMIPCKHVFCYDCAILHEKKGDKMCPGCSDPVQRIEQCTRGSLFMYSVVQGCKRTYLSQRDLQAHINHRHMRAGKPVTRASLENVHPPIAPPPTEIPDRFLMPPDKHHMSHIPPKQHIMMPPPPLQHVPHEHYNQPHEDIRAPLAEISMAPPPPRSVXQETFRISTRKHSNLITVPIQDDSNSGAREPPPPSPAPAHHHPEYQGQPVVSHPHLIMPPQQHYAXPPPPPPPISHPMPHPPQAAGTPHLVYSQAPPPPMTSAPPPITPPPGHIIAQMPPYMNHPPPGPPPPQHGGPPVTAPPPHHYNPNSLPQFTEDQGTLSPPFTQPGGMSPGIWPAPRGPPPPPRMQGLPSQTPLPGPHHPDQTRYRLYYQ, encoded by the exons ATGGATCACACTGACAATGAGTTACAAGGCACTAATAGTTCTGGATCTTTGGGTAGCCTTGATGTTCGCAGAAGAATTCCTATAAAACTTATCtcgaaacaagcaaacaaagctAAGCCTGTACCTCGAACTAAAAGAACTGTTACCAGGATGCCTGCAAAGGCTCCACCTGGTGATGAAGAGGGATTTGATTATAATGAAGAAGAACGCTATGACTGTAAAGGGGGTGAACTGTTTGGAAATCAGCGAAGATTTCCTGGACACCTTTTTGGGGATTTTAAGATAAACATCTTGGGTGAAAAGGAtgacacaccagttcatttctgtgatAAGTGTGGATTGCCCATTAAAATCTATGGGAGAATGATACCATGCAAGCATGTGTTTTGCTATGATTGTGCTATTTTACATGAAAAAAAGGGAGATAAGATGTGTCCAGGCTGTAGTGACCCTGTGCAGCGGATCGAGCAGTGCACGCGGGGTTCTCTCTTCATGTACAGCGTTGTGCAAGGGTGCAAGAGGACGTACCTGTCTCAGAGAGACTTACAGGCTCATATCAACCATCGCCATATGAGGGCTGGGAAACCCGTCACTCGTGCTTCACTTGAAAATGTGCATCCTCCTATCGCCCCACCACCCACTGAAATCCCTGATCGCTTTCTCATGCCTCCAGACAAGCATCATATGAGCCATATTCCGCCAAAGCAGCACATCATGATGCCGCCACCTCCTTTGCAGCACGTGCCGCACGAGCACTATAATCAGCCACATGAAGATATCCGTGCTCCTCTGGCAGAAATCTCCATGGCTCCACCTCCACCCCGCTCGG ATCAGGAAACCTTTCGTATCTCAACAAGAAAACACAGCAATTTAATAACAGTTCCTATTCAGGATGACTCAAATTCAGGTGCTAGAGAACCACCACCTCCTTCCCCAGCACCTGCTCACCATCATCCCGAATACCAGGGTCAGCCAGTGGTGTCACACCCTCATCTTATTATGCCTCCTCAGCAACATTAtg ccccaccaccacctccaccaccaatAAGCCATCCAATGCCACACCCTCCCCAGGCTGCAGGTACTCCGCACTTGGTGTACAGCCAAGCTCCACCTCCACCAATGACCTCTGCTCCACCGCCAATCACCCCTCCCCCTGGACACATTATTGCCCAGATGCCTCCCTACATGAATCATCCTCCTCCAGGACCTCCCCCACCTCAGCATGGTGGTCCACCTGTAACTGCACCCCCTCCTCACCATTACAATCCTAACTCTTTACCCCAGTTTACTGAAGATCAAGGAACTCTGAGCCCTCCATTTACACAACCAGGAGGGATGAGTCCTGGTATCTGGCCTGCGCCAAGAgggccaccacctcctcctcgAATGCAGGGCCTGCCTTCTCAAACCCCACTTCCTGGACCACATCATCCAGATCAGACAAGATACAGACTGTATTACCAATGA